DNA from Verrucomicrobiota bacterium:
GCCTGGTTGCCAAAATTATTAAGCGATGTAAAGCGCATCCGGCTTGTTCTAGAGAGCAGGGGCGTTCCTTTCAAAACAAAATGTATCAGCCAGCGAATGAAAGCATGGGTTTATCTTTGGAAAGTAGCCATTACCTCAGCCTTGGAAAGTGCTTGGGAACGCGGGGAGGCTTTACAGGCACGTGGTTTTAGAATGGGCAGCAAGACACAATATAAGACATGGCCAATGAATGGGATTTCTTTTGTATTTATTTTATGTGGTATCGCAGCACTAGTATTTAGCTTGCTAGCTAGATATTGGAATCCTGTGGATTGGCAATTCTTTCCTGCACTGGTGATTGCTGATTGGAAGCCTTCTATAATGTGTTCCCTGCTGTGGTGTGTTCTCTTCTGTATCCCAATCATCCTCAGGGCTTTCAATGGAAGAAAATATGTTTGAATTCAAAAAATTCTCCTATGATTACCCCGAGTCTAAATCGCCAGCTTTGTCTTGTGTGAACTTAACGATCAAAAAAGGTGAGTGGATTTTGCTATTGGGAAAGTCTGGCAGTGGTAAGTCGACTTTAGGAAAGGCCTTGGGAAATATTCTATTAGACTATTATGGGGGACGGTTTAAAGGAAATATTTTTTGGGAAAATAAACCCTTTAGTCAGTATCGTGATATAGAATTCAGACGTTCCGTAGGCATGGTCTTTCAAAGCCCTGAGAAACAGGTTTTAACACCAGATGTCCTCAGTGAAATAGTATGTGGTATGGAGAATATTGGATTGCCACATGCTGAAATGGAAAAGAGGTTGGATCATTTTTCTAGCAGCTTAGGCATCAAACATCTATTAAATCGGAAATGCGAAAACTTATCTGGTGGAGAGCTCCAACGAGTGATTATTGCTTCTATTTTAGCTATGGGTTGTCAAACCTTGATTCTAGATGAGCCTTTCTCGCAGTTAGATCCAAATGCTTCTCGTCAATTATTAAAAATGCTTTCAGACCTAAAGAAAAAGATGGGGTTGACCATCATTCTCATTGAACAGCAGGTAGATTCATTATTACATCGAGTGGATCGAGTGCTTTTCTTAGAGGAAGGACGAATCATACATAATGAAATTCCGAGGCAATTCGTCAAGGCATCGTTGAAAGACAAGACTTCTGCCAATTTATGTGCTCCATTAGTCAGTCAGCTAATAGTGGCGAATGAGCCTCCCATAACAATTGAAGAAGGTAGAGATATTTTGAAATCATTGTTGATAGGCCCGAGTTTGGAAAAACAGGATTGTGAAGAAAGGGTATGGGTCAATGGTTCCTTGATTCTAGAGAGTGTGAATTTCCAATATTCGATTGATGAA
Protein-coding regions in this window:
- a CDS encoding energy-coupling factor transporter transmembrane component T, with amino-acid sequence MSNQVHPIAAFIYVIGIFAAAMSMNNPLLLVSLVLFLWGVHVMLMPFKQWRAFAYFGFCSAIPFIFLNALVNSQGERALLEFLGREFTLEALLYGIMAAVKVWVTIMAFSLLGVITSYNDLIIKLTASFPKLGTLLQMSLAWLPKLLSDVKRIRLVLESRGVPFKTKCISQRMKAWVYLWKVAITSALESAWERGEALQARGFRMGSKTQYKTWPMNGISFVFILCGIAALVFSLLARYWNPVDWQFFPALVIADWKPSIMCSLLWCVLFCIPIILRAFNGRKYV
- a CDS encoding ABC transporter ATP-binding protein, with product MFEFKKFSYDYPESKSPALSCVNLTIKKGEWILLLGKSGSGKSTLGKALGNILLDYYGGRFKGNIFWENKPFSQYRDIEFRRSVGMVFQSPEKQVLTPDVLSEIVCGMENIGLPHAEMEKRLDHFSSSLGIKHLLNRKCENLSGGELQRVIIASILAMGCQTLILDEPFSQLDPNASRQLLKMLSDLKKKMGLTIILIEQQVDSLLHRVDRVLFLEEGRIIHNEIPRQFVKASLKDKTSANLCAPLVSQLIVANEPPITIEEGRDILKSLLIGPSLEKQDCEERVWVNGSLILESVNFQYSIDEKPILKDIQLELHQSELVCLLGENGAGKSTLLVGLSGLLENIRGQVLFHGEPLQSLDALYKFTKIGYLSQNPHDYLFHDTVYEELKFSLEQSTLHSMDETNVIKQMLHQLQLDGLEERDPRTLSGGEKQRLALGCVLIKKPEILLIDEPTRGLDQDLKELLGKLLRSYLDQGSSILLATQDVDFAAEYADRIALIESGKMSHLLEAKHFFKQGYYTSTVRRLFRGFSEDVYHAKSAKERLSHIKESVQ